TCACCAGACATGGCGGTTAGGCTTCTGATTTCTGCCTACATACAAGGGTATGACGTTATTGATGTAAAGTTTACAGAGGACATGCCTCTATATAAGGTAAAGATACGAGGGACAATCCAGAACCTTCCGGGATTGGAAATAATCTTGGAGGAACCCCTTAGGATTACGAGCAAAAGCCTATTGGCGGATGAGGAGGTAAACCTGAGGGAAATAATAGAGAGACTGACTTCTATCTTAATTTCGATGATAGAGGACTTAATGCTTATAAGTGAATTCGAAAAGAAAGAAGTTCTCAGAGATATCAACGGGCTGGAAAACGAACTGGATCGCTTTTATTTCCTAACGCTGAGAGCGGTAAACAAAATACTCTCAGGGGGCAGCATAGTAAAGGATGGAGGACTAATAAAGAGGAATTTTGACCTTTTAGGGGTTCTCTTTATAGTACGCAATATTGAAAGAATAGGCGATCACATGGTTAGAATAGCTGAAAACTTCGATCCGGATTTGGATATTGCGTACTTAAAGGGGATACTCCAAAAAGTCATGGCTCAGATAGCCCAAAAAGATCTAAAAAAGATTGATGAGATAATGCTTGAGCTAAAAGCCCACATAAAGTCGATAGATTACAGAAAATCCGTCGCTATGGACAGTTATCGGAGGATACTGGAATACCTTGAGAACATAGGAGAGACAATAATAAACATGAGCCTGAGTTAATGAAACTTCTCTCTTTTCGTTTCCATAATGCTTTTAACCTTTCGAAGACATTACGTAATGGTGATTCTGATGGTTGCGATTATTGTTCATGGTGGCGCCGGCACAATAAAAAACGAGGATAGGATTCCCAAAGTCCTTGAAGGAGTCAGGGAGGCTGTTTTAGCAGGTTGGAAAGAATTAAAACGAGGTTCTGCTCTTGATGCCGTTGAAGAAGCTATCAAAGTATTAGAGGACAACCCAGTATTCAACGCTGGGACGGGTAGTGTTTTAACCTTGGATGGGAAAGTGGAGATGGATGCCGCTATTATGCGTTCCAATCTTGAAGCTGGTGCAGTTGCGAGCATATGGGGAGTTAAAAATCCTATAAGCGTGGCAAGAAAGGTTATGGAAAAAACTGATCACGTTCTCCTTGCTGGAGAAGGAGCAGTTAAGTTTGCCCGTTTGATGGGATTTGAAGAGTATAATCCCATAACCGAGGAGAGAATTGAACAGTGGAAGAAGCTTAGACAAAAGCTCCTGGAAGATGGAAACATCCCACACTGGAGAAAGATCAGTGAACTGATACGGGAATACCCCGAAGTTTTAAGGAGTACTGTTGGGGCGGTTGCCTTTGATGGGCAAGAAATAGTGGCTGGCACTTCTACAGGGGGAGTTTTCTTGAAAATGTTTGGAAGAGTTGGTGATACCCCGATAATAGGAGCCGGAACCTATGCTAATGAATTTGCCGGAGCTTC
This region of Thermococcus alcaliphilus genomic DNA includes:
- a CDS encoding phosphate signaling complex PhoU family protein, with translation MEFRKIQFTGRSSYIISLPKKWVKENNLKQGDVVPIVINPDGSLLILPKEPKEVSESKELVISKDISPDMAVRLLISAYIQGYDVIDVKFTEDMPLYKVKIRGTIQNLPGLEIILEEPLRITSKSLLADEEVNLREIIERLTSILISMIEDLMLISEFEKKEVLRDINGLENELDRFYFLTLRAVNKILSGGSIVKDGGLIKRNFDLLGVLFIVRNIERIGDHMVRIAENFDPDLDIAYLKGILQKVMAQIAQKDLKKIDEIMLELKAHIKSIDYRKSVAMDSYRRILEYLENIGETIINMSLS
- a CDS encoding isoaspartyl peptidase/L-asparaginase family protein, with amino-acid sequence MVAIIVHGGAGTIKNEDRIPKVLEGVREAVLAGWKELKRGSALDAVEEAIKVLEDNPVFNAGTGSVLTLDGKVEMDAAIMRSNLEAGAVASIWGVKNPISVARKVMEKTDHVLLAGEGAVKFARLMGFEEYNPITEERIEQWKKLRQKLLEDGNIPHWRKISELIREYPEVLRSTVGAVAFDGQEIVAGTSTGGVFLKMFGRVGDTPIIGAGTYANEFAGASCTGLGEVAIKLSLAKTATDFVRFGLNAQKASEAAIELATKYFGRDNMGIIMVDREGNIGFAKNTKHMSVAYMKEGMESPGVKI